The Armatimonadota bacterium genome includes a window with the following:
- the ispDF gene encoding bifunctional enzyme IspD/IspF, translated as MSSPSVSAVIVAAGSSTRFGRPGKVFALLAGKPVLEWSLDAHEQCPVVKEVVIVGQSPDKQKIWRLAGRSLRTTPWKFAPGGRDRQESVARGLQSVGEDFPLVSIHDAARPGVTAALIEQVAMEAQRTGAAVAGYPARDTIKVCERDGTVIRTMDRRRLWQAATPQAFQAHLLYDAYEKAAAEGLTFTDDAGLVERMGYPVRMVAADETILKITTPNDLRALEGMLGTGTVRTGFGYDIHRTSPERALVLGGVRFEEGPGLVGHSDADVVCHAAADALLGAAALGDIGRHFPDTDPRFAGISSIVLLGHVAGLLEEAGWRPFSLDVTLIAERPKIAPRVAEMRHRMAEALGLEDESVSIKATTSEGVGPAGQGECMEAHAVAQIVPLRLPGRV; from the coding sequence ATGTCTTCACCGTCTGTCAGCGCAGTCATAGTGGCCGCCGGAAGCTCCACCCGATTCGGCCGTCCGGGCAAGGTGTTCGCGCTTCTGGCGGGGAAGCCGGTTCTGGAGTGGTCGCTGGACGCTCACGAACAGTGTCCGGTGGTGAAGGAGGTGGTCATTGTCGGGCAGAGTCCGGATAAGCAGAAGATCTGGCGGCTTGCCGGGCGCAGCCTGCGCACCACGCCCTGGAAGTTCGCGCCCGGAGGACGGGACAGGCAGGAGTCCGTGGCCAGGGGGCTGCAGTCCGTGGGCGAGGATTTCCCGCTGGTCTCGATTCACGATGCAGCCCGGCCGGGAGTGACGGCGGCTCTGATCGAACAGGTGGCCATGGAAGCGCAGCGGACCGGCGCGGCGGTGGCCGGGTATCCGGCGCGGGACACCATCAAGGTCTGCGAGCGCGACGGTACGGTCATCCGGACTATGGATCGTCGCAGGCTGTGGCAGGCGGCCACTCCGCAGGCGTTCCAGGCGCATCTGCTTTACGACGCCTATGAGAAGGCTGCCGCCGAAGGGTTGACTTTCACCGATGACGCGGGCCTGGTGGAGCGGATGGGTTATCCGGTCCGTATGGTGGCCGCCGATGAGACCATCCTGAAGATCACCACGCCGAACGACCTGAGGGCGCTGGAGGGCATGCTGGGGACAGGAACCGTGAGGACAGGCTTCGGTTACGACATCCATCGCACCAGCCCGGAGCGAGCGCTGGTGCTGGGAGGCGTGCGTTTCGAAGAGGGACCGGGTCTGGTGGGCCACTCGGATGCGGATGTGGTGTGCCACGCCGCCGCGGATGCGCTGCTGGGGGCGGCGGCGCTGGGAGACATCGGCCGCCACTTTCCGGATACGGACCCGCGGTTTGCCGGAATCTCCAGCATCGTGCTGCTCGGCCACGTGGCGGGGCTCCTTGAGGAAGCGGGGTGGAGACCTTTCAGCCTGGATGTCACACTGATTGCCGAACGCCCGAAGATTGCTCCTCGCGTCGCGGAGATGAGACACCGGATGGCGGAGGCTCTGGGGCTGGAGGATGAATCGGTCAGCATCAAGGCGACCACGTCCGAGGGTGTCGGCCCGGCAGGGCAGGGAGAATGCATGGAAGCCCACGCCGTGGCTCAGATTGTCCCTCTACGCCTACCCGGCCGGGTTTGA
- a CDS encoding twitching motility protein PilT, with protein MRLTVTNREVPRKENRALRAILTVVFVIAGMVVGGIASSLYNSLLEDKPPWLENYLAGAPPSDASKAWAVLAFVVAAGLTGFLVSSVVYRQILAAQEALESMSAREKLALFLGLVFGLILTFLITASFRMPVSLTVVIALLLCYLSVAATMSIKEQLRFYYPGAPAEPVEPEVPRQSPKLLDTNVIIDGRILDICRTGFVEGPILIPRFILDELQHIADSSDSLKRARGRRGLDILNQMRKELGMKVTTFDPEGIRLPQEVDSKLVAVAQHLGAVIITNDFNLNKVAELQGVTVLNVNELANALKPVVLPGEEMSVTVIREGKEPNQGVAYLDDGTMVVIESAKRLIGERVDVIVASVWQTVAGKMIFATLKEEGVNGEIQPPTQNAHPARQRRRA; from the coding sequence ATGCGGCTGACAGTCACCAACAGGGAGGTGCCCCGCAAGGAGAACCGGGCGCTTCGCGCCATCCTGACGGTGGTTTTTGTCATCGCCGGGATGGTGGTTGGCGGCATCGCCTCCAGCCTGTACAACTCGCTGCTGGAAGATAAGCCCCCGTGGCTGGAAAACTATCTGGCGGGCGCTCCTCCGAGCGATGCCAGCAAGGCCTGGGCGGTGCTGGCGTTCGTGGTGGCGGCCGGACTTACCGGTTTCCTGGTGAGCTCTGTGGTATACCGGCAGATCCTGGCCGCGCAGGAGGCGCTGGAGTCCATGTCCGCGCGGGAGAAGCTGGCGCTCTTCCTGGGGCTGGTCTTCGGGCTGATCCTCACCTTCCTCATCACCGCCAGCTTCCGGATGCCGGTCAGCCTTACGGTGGTCATAGCGCTCCTGCTGTGCTATCTCAGCGTCGCCGCGACGATGAGCATCAAGGAGCAGCTCCGGTTCTACTATCCGGGAGCCCCCGCCGAGCCTGTTGAGCCGGAGGTGCCGCGGCAATCTCCGAAGCTGCTGGACACCAACGTCATCATCGATGGGCGCATTCTGGACATCTGCCGGACGGGGTTTGTCGAGGGGCCCATTCTCATCCCGCGGTTCATTCTGGACGAGCTTCAGCATATCGCAGATTCCAGCGATTCGCTCAAGCGGGCGCGCGGCCGACGCGGGCTGGATATCCTGAACCAGATGCGCAAGGAGCTGGGCATGAAGGTCACCACCTTCGACCCGGAGGGAATCCGGCTTCCGCAGGAGGTGGATTCCAAGCTGGTGGCCGTGGCGCAGCATCTGGGAGCCGTCATCATCACCAACGACTTCAACCTGAATAAGGTGGCCGAACTTCAGGGAGTGACCGTTCTGAACGTCAACGAGCTGGCCAACGCCCTGAAGCCCGTCGTGCTCCCGGGCGAGGAGATGTCGGTGACGGTCATCCGGGAGGGCAAGGAGCCGAACCAGGGAGTCGCGTATCTGGACGACGGCACCATGGTGGTCATCGAGAGCGCCAAGCGTCTCATCGGAGAGCGGGTGGATGTGATCGTCGCCAGCGTCTGGCAGACTGTGGCAGGCAAGATGATCTTCGCCACGCTGAAAGAAGAGGGTGTCAACGGGGAGATCCAGCCTCCCACCCAGAACGCCCATCCGGCGCGCCAGCGCCGCCGTGCCTGA